tgtACATCCTAAAATTGAATAAACCTTAAAAAGCGatactgatatacatgtaaaatattccTGAATTTCTATAACAAAAAACTTTGGAGGAACAAAAACCATTGatgcattttgtttttccaGGATTTAAAGAAATCTCTTTGTAAGAATAATCTTATTACTATTATCAATACAGGTGATAATTGTGAAAGTGAAGTTGACGCCTGCCTCGAGATGCCTTGTTCTTTGAACAGACAGTGCACAGATTTGAGTCCGGAGGAGGAGTCCGTATTGGGGCGAGGTTACAACTGTTCAGCCTGTCCCCGGGGCTACGACACGAGCGATGACAGCTGTTCAGGTTGAACAATACTTTGattgtattaaataattttgataaaaaggcCTCATTCCTAAATTGTCTTACAATATTGAGATGTAACTATTGTGATATGAAGGcgttatttcttttcttttcgcCATTTAACCAGACGTAGACGAGTGTCTATCGAAGGACAACAATAACTGCAATGCTACAGTTGAGACGTGTGAGAATACGGAGGGTGGATATATTTGTCAATGCCTCCCAGGATACAAGAAAATTGAGGATAAGTGCATAGGTAAAGCCTTTGTTATGTGATAAAATTGGACTTGTCCTAATAAAATTAATCCTCATTAGAAGAACTTAAACTTTAAATCATCTAGCTTTAACTTAACTATattattgttaataaaaattgggCCATTTCTTAATCAAATACGCCAATCTTTTCACGCCATACAAAAACAGTACCAGTATAAGTGATAAATATTGATATCCAACCAATGTTTCTATTCTTCCTTcataaacatttgtattttacACATATAACAACTACTGATTTGCTATATTATACAAGTGTTTTATACATAGATATTGATGAGTGTCTGACTGGAACAACGCGATGTGAACAATTATGTCAGAACACACCAGGCTCTTTCACGTGTAGCTGTTTCTTGGGTTACACCTTGAAATCGGACCATCGTTCGTGTGTCAAAGCAGGTATATTTATTCAATTCACATTTTCTATCTTAACTATCATAGTCTGTCCTCAGATATTTATGccgcacatttggacgatttttgttaaaaataatccaTGTTTTGAACCGCGATAAGCCAAAGAGGGCGTTTCAAAtcttagaattttgtttatacttttAAATGAACATCATTTAAATTCTAagatatttatgattatcgagaAATAGAGCAACATGTGAATCAAGGATATCTTTGGACATGCAgattataactttttaaaaaaaatataccaatgTTCGCTTCCTAAATGTCAAATTTTATAATCAAACCGACGATATATTTCTAAGTGTATTTGACCAccaatcattttaaatgatttttttgtcttttttgtcCCAATATGTTTAAGTAATATAAAGTGAGAGTTCGACAAAAGCATCGCTTAacgatattaaataattttttttaaatcgaagCGCATATGTTCGAATTTTAGGAAAAAACCTAGTTATATTGTACTACCTCTTATATTGAAATGAGATTAAAATTAGAGAAGTCTACAGTAATAGATTTAAGGATCTTCACATTTAAACTTTCAATCTGATAATTCTTCCTAAGCAGATAATGATCCTTGTAAGGACTTTCCCTCAAAATGTGAGTACACCTGTAGTAACAAAACCGGAACAATTCAATGTGATTGTCCGTTGGGATACGAACTGGCATCGAATGGAATCAGTTGCAAaggtatgtaaacaaactttgttTAACAATCTAATCAAAATATCTAATCTGCAATCAGAATTTTTTGCAGCTTATATAAGTACTAAATACAcgtgttattatttttattcaaaaaaaaaaattaatttcgaTCAGAGCTATTTTGATTGACcacatcaataaatataaatccCATAAGGGCGTTGTTTTAGACTGAATTGAAATGAGTTTCATTTTTGACAAATGATTTcatcatttactttttaaaagaattgatgggctttttgaaatattttcaagattATTATTGGACACGTTTCTGAATTCTTCAGATATAAACGAATGTGAGCTTCCGACTTCACCGTGTGAGGAAGGCTGTGTTAATACAGAGGGCTCGTTTAACTGTACCTGTCGGCCTGGGTATTATCTAAGCCAAGATAAAACATCATGCAAAGGTATGGTTAAAGAAATAGGGTTTTAGTTTAGAATAATGTTTGATGATAATTTTAAACTGCTTCAAATGCGAGGATACTTGAATGTAATATTTGTccaaactttgtttttaaatcagaaGTTTAGTGTCGGTTGTAAAGTATCTTGCTAATCACTCCAAATATTGGAATCATCGACCTCGCATGTACTGCAAATTATCGCTAAACTAAAAGAACAAACGTTATtccattttcattatatttctgAGAAAATATTGGTTTGAGTATGGGAACTCTTTGGAGGGATGTGGTTATAGTTTGAAACTGGGGTATTAGAAAATTACAACGCAGACATACATGCGTGagtaataatatatattgaCAGAATACAAAGGAGGAAATAAGAATAAGAGCTATAAAAGCTGCGTATGGTATATGACAATGTTTGTAGGACGAACTGATTTGTTTTCATTGCGTTTGTGTTGGACAGGTTGTGAACCTCCTAACTATGGCAACAACTGCAGTAAGGTGTGCGAGTGCGGTCCCGGGGGAGACAGGTGTGACGTAGTGAGTGggtgtgtctgtctgtcaggGTGGACGGGAGAGAATTGTGATGAAGACGTCGATAAATGTACCACAGATCCATTCATATGTGGCTCCAACCGCGTATGCAAAAACCTGGAGGGTTCCTACTTGTGCGGCTGTGAAGACGGTTTCCAGTTAATGGCCGACAAATGCGAAGGTGAACTTaggaaatattgttaaaatgtttcgtttttttttttatctttacaaCCTTCTCTTTATAATGTATTCGTTGTTATACACGAGCATAATCTTCTATATTTCTACGTATAATAGATATTGATGAATGCTCTGATTTGAGCTTGAACGATTGTCCAAAATCAACTACAGTTTGCCAAAATGCGTATGGTAGCTACTCCTGTGAATGCCTGGAAGGATTTCAGATGAAAAACGGGGCATGTGAAGGTAATTTTAGATTCTGTTCTTTACCAATGCAGGCCCCACCGCCTCCAAAGTTTTAAATTGCTATGAATTACCCAAATAAGTCGTCAGCGCCAAAAATGAATAATGCATACATTTGAGGTAAAAAGTCATACTTTAGGCTGAGTactgacttgaggaaagttgttGAAGATTAAGCCCGGTTTACAAGTAATCataattgtaaaaatttcaaactatcgaaatatatataaacgtaaatcaaattaaaaatccgatgaattttagatataaatgaGTGTGAGACAGGCGTTCACCCATGTTCTCAAATGTGCATCAACGTTGACGGTGGCTACAACTGCGGTTGTTACTACGGATTCACTCTAGGAGAGGATCGGGAGAATTGTGAAAGAGGTCAGTTTCAAGTTCATTTAGTTTTACAAATTAACACAATGAGGAGAATGcaaatatacatacaaaaaaatagtcaacacatgtatatttaataaattcaaaatatttataactctagcatacatatgtatatttatatgtgatatgatagaaatatttgtaaaagataAGATTTTTCGTGCTGCCCTGATATAACTAAAAGTGTTTTGGTCAGCTTTGACCATAAAGAAGAATTCAAATGTTAAGGGGTTTTGTATGTAGCTCTTTCTAAGTCTGAAATCATTGATACATTTCAGTTAAGGACATGTGTGCCTTGTTCCCTGGTCGGAACTGTAGCTATGGATGTAGGAGAGGCGGCCATGACCCAAAATCTGGAATCTGTTTCTGTGAATCGGGATACCAGCTTGATAGCGACGGCAAAACTTGCATCGGTAGTTAAAAAAAACTCCTTCATGTGATGCCCTCAATATGAAATTCATAACACttttctatttaattttaaagtaatgaTAGGTCTTATTATAATACTGCTTCGTGCATTTTCCTATTTCAAATATTTCGTAAGAACAAgttaatatttcatttcttttaagaCATCAACGAATGCAGCAGCAAAAACAAATGTGCCCACAACTGCACAAACATAGAGGGTTCATTTAAATGCGGTTGTGCAGTTGGATACAAACTTCAGAATGATGGAATATCTTGCGAACGTGAGTTTGTTTAATGCTTTTATTTACACTGTAATGTAGGGAtccctttattttattttgctaaTATATTGTTTTCCTTTCATGATATAGCCTGTGGCAAGTTTTTCTATGGAGAAAACTGTGAAACCCCTTGCAAATGTGGACGTGGTTCAAAGACATGTAACAATATAAAGGGGTGTGTCTGCGAACCAGGGTGGACCGGGGAATCTTGTGAGCAGGACGTGAACGAATGCAAATCTAATCCCTGCCCTGGCCACCACGACATCTGCGTTAACACCCCCGGTTCCTTCCGATGTGAATGCCCACCAGgatttagaaaaattaatgGATTTTGTAGAGGTATAAGTTATAAAATCAACACGAACGTGTTCTAAATGTTTAAAGGGGACGAAaagtcaaaaatatattttatttatattaataaaggGATTAAAATAATTACACGTGGTCgtgctgttttgaaaataaaatacataattaaGCTATGATGCACGTTTGGAGTTAGAGAAATTGTATTTACAGGAGGCTAACATGATGTAGAATACTTTTGTattaaccacccccccccccccaaaaaaaatattatatcgaCGTCACTCAATCTATAccggtttggtttacatatacaatgtataaggTGCTCTGAATTAAACGCTGTTTTACGCCTCTCTGTAACTCATGTAATCGACTGAACACAATTGATTTAAATCTGCTATCATTCACAGTTGAAAATGACCTGAAGGAACATATTTATCGCAAGTCATGTTTTTTGCCAACTAAATAtgtatgttataattgtaatcgggatttttaaaatacacccAATCTTATGTCGGAATTACCATGTCGAAAAAACGACAGGCAGAAATGTTTTACGATACTTTGTATTAGTTGACAATTTCCACAATTACGCGGAGATTCCCCAGACTTTAACCTCCGCTTATAGATTTTAACCAACATGCTCCGTTTGACGTTGGTGTGTAAAGTAGAAAGTCAAGGCAAAAGATTGGTCTCAAATCGacattgtttcaaattttctagAACTTAACATTTAGAGCGAATATCATTATTTGCTAATATTGATGCTATATTGAGAAAACaaaccaaaccggaatagatggtatGACGTCGTAGATTAAAGTTAAATGGCAGGTCTCATAGCGGCGGGAAATTTAGAATAAGCGAtcaattttcttgatttattcttttttccgggtttaaaaaaaatacgattTACAATCATAGTAgataataattaattgatttattgtactaCATATTTTtactttccttcccctttaataAGTTCTTTAGATCTACGATGTcaatttgatgtattttatataaacagaTATTGATGAATGCCAGGACTCGAGTATTTGTCCACAGAAATGTAATAACACTGTAGGAAGTTACGAGTGTGCTTGTAACCACGGATTTAAactggaaaatgaaaaagattGTGTGGACATAAATGAATGCTTGGATACCAAGTGTCATGATTGTGAGAACTCACCAGGCAGCTTCAAATGTTTATGCAATGAAGGATTCATAATCGATCCAGTAACTCAAAAGGAGTGCAACAGTATGaaactcttctttttttataagcagtcaaacattatttattattactCTTACAATAGTTACTTAATTGTCAAtgttgaaaatcaattttattcgattgtatttttaattgacATTGTATTTTTACCTCCGAAAACATGTCAAACACAACAGATGACAATCTTTTTGGTTCTTAAGCTTCTGAGTATAGCGAGTGTTTGTTTGCTTATTTAAGGGgttttaaatatctttcatttaataaatagaAGACCCCCGATATATATTTGTACTCATAAAATcactgaaataatatttttaatatataaattaatttatcgTAATAAGAAAGTTGTAATGTGTCAAAATAATTACAAACTGTTTCAAGCAAAGTTATATCGAaagatttaatttgattaatacattttgaaagaagattttggttgtttacatatcaattaaaaattgagTCAAAACAATTCGTAGGTATCGTAGAATAAAGCTTTCATTTTTTGgcagaacatttttttatctatatactTTTGTTTAAGTTAACACAATAAAACAGCCCTTATTGTATTCAccaatattgtttaaaaagattgaaaagaaatattttatcatatttgagAGAGTTTTACAAGACATAAtcttatttgttaaatttttctGAGCCGCCATTTTTGTCGCAAATGACTTTAAAAATCCCTTTATTAAGAGCTAAAGCTAAATTTACACAGCATCACCTTGCTTTTATATACCCATACGTTTTTACAGATATTAACGAATGTTCTGACGGAAGCCACACGTGTTCATCCTATGCTACTTGTACGGACACTATTGGCAGCTATACGTGCAAATGTCCTGATAAAGGGTTCAAAGGAGATGGGCACAAATGCACAGGTTTGGGGAATGAATAGTTTATCAGAAATCTTGCATCTTTGCTACTGCTCATGATCATGaacagatttttcttttttcaacataagaattatctaaataaaagttatttagATAAACTTGAATTACTTCGTTGAATATATAACACTTTTCACTTATCTTTATTATACCAGTAAATTGTGTTGATTGAGGAATGCTAAAATTGTCCCTTTTTCGTCTTTTTGTTCATCACTTGAACACGTTACACAGTCTGCGATAATTTCACATATGGAGAGCAGTGTTCCAAACTATGTGCTTGTAACAGAACTAACGCTGTTGAATGTGATGCCGTTTCGGGGGAGTGTACCTGCAATTCAAAATGGGAGGGGAAGGACTGCACCGTTGATATTGATGAGTGTAAAAGAGGGACTAAGATATGTGGTTCAGATCTACACGTTTGTGTAAACACCCCCGGTTCTGCTATCTGTGAGTGTCGTTATGGAGGAACAGATCTAACTAACTGTGTTCGTAAGTATGCGATTTATCTTAAAGAATTAAGGTACAATTGACTACTTTTTAACTACTTTTACTATAATTCTAAAGATATTTTCATGATGATTTATTTCAGTATTTtgtgatgttttaaaatcattgctTGTTTTTTGACTGGacgttttatttttctcttgtaTTATGTTTTACAGAACCAAAAGCGGGATACTCCACAAGTAAGAACACACTACATGtaacaatttaaattcaaattaagatCATGTGATGATGCATCTTAAGGATAAAGACTTAACCATCTTTGCATCAATGGTGACctatcttttaattttaatttaaacttttatataaaGATGAAACAGAAACCAAGGTGAAGGTTGAAGTTAGGTTTGACATAAACGTTCAACGTCAGAAGTTCCTGAATGATTCGGTTACGATTGTGGAGGAATTTGAAAAATCGGTAAGAAATGTCAAAATAGATAgactttttaatttcaaatataaattatggtttttgttgagataaaatttgtttcatatttttttaatgacaatgttaaaatattgtatcctaGTTAAATGCTTTCTACGAAGAGGAAAATGTAGACGGATTCCACTTGGTGAAAGTGTTATCTGCTCAGTAAGTAACGAAAATTCTTCATCATTCAGTGAACGATAATTTATCcacaaaatgttcaaattaaaactgaaataatCAGTTCCGCAATTAGCGaatctttttcttatttttttttcatatttgaagGTTTGGGAGTTTGATCATTGACTATGAAATCATAGGTAGCCTTAATAAATCGGTCAACTTTACTACTGAACTCGCAAAATGCATGACAGATCTTCTTCATggtaaaattaaattgatgGTGCTACATCATATTCCAACAATACTGCATATGACAATTAAAGACCAATCTGGACTTCCACAATACAGTAAGGagtattaaatcatttttgattTCATGACTAAAggttaaaagtaaaacaaattgaGCATGAATCTAAccaatgcatttagttttaaaaatccgacttgttttcaaagaaaaaagagaTATAAAACTAATATTATTTTACGAGGCAAGAAATATAATCAAAACATCTATatcttttcaaatatattttaaggcATCTCACCGTTAGCATCACCTTGTTATGTTATGCACAGTTTCGGATATTCGTGTTTATCAGGCGAAAAATGCATCGACTCCTCTGGTATAGCAAAGTGTGTGTAAGTATTGCTACAATAAATGATATGTCTTTCATATTGAAAGTAATAAAGttataatcaatttaatatGCATATACTTAATACTTTTAGCAAAGATTCATCTGATAAAGGTAAGTTTACTTAATTCGtaaaaattttgtcataaaatctctatgattttgttttcattgagtCAAATTGgttaatcatattttaaaaaaaagaattttctgAATTAATCTTAATTAGGTTAGGGGTATACTTGTTTCCTATCATATCGCGGGTTCTATGGTATAGCGGTATTTCTATTTATGTAAAGTAGCACGCTCTGAAATTGACATTTGACGTTGGGATAATTTCAGACAAAGTAAACAGAGAAACGTTGAACATCACTGAGGAATATAATAGAGGAAACTCACAATAACATTAGTTTCTGGAAATATTTCTGTATTGAtagattttttgacaaaatgattaATTACCGCGATATCATAGGACTGGCtcatatactgtggtttcatcaatattggttgaataccaattttcgttgatatcgttattaaatttatccttgaaattgaatattcattgaactggaatttctactaatattttgtattgataggatcgatcattggccacgaatttacgcatccttgaaactgtgattttccatttatccacgaaaattgatacccttgaatattaatgaaaccacacaATTATATTACATCTGATTTAAGCCTTACTTAAACAAAACGAATTAAGATTGAACGTTTGAATTGCTTACAAAACATACGATAACCGCAAATAGGTTTCTATAGATTAACGATTAAAAGCTAGTACACGTAATttgaaacaatttaattttttttcaagatttgtcGACGTTTTTGATCGTTCTTGGAGTGACTATTCCATTCTCCGTTGTTGTAATAGCTATTGTGGCCTGTTGGATTTATCATCATAAGACagcaaatcgtgtccaagtgtGAGTGACTTTGTTATATTCATACgagtagtttaaaaaaaatcgtctGATTAATTAATACAAATATGACATAAAGCTTTTTATTAAAGCTTTGATAGATAGGTTACTAATGTACCATCGGAGGGCAGTTTTCATATGAGTCGAATATATAGGATGATTCGTTCTTGTTTCTTAATTtagtttcataaaaaataaaatttctttgtgTCTTTTCCTCCTTTGATTGACATGAGGTATTTAAGGAATAAGTGTTAATAAGTATGAAAGACCAAAAGTTCcgtttttattcataaaaaagatatgcataattaaaccagttttttttattgtaattgtttttaagtATGCAATATTATTCTTTTGTGTTTGATACCGATTGTTTGTGATATTAGAATTATATTGAGTATCAAAACATCTATTACAGAATCGACATAAGTGATTCTTACATTCAGAAAATGAAATTTCGCAGAGAATATACTCCACCAACAAATTACAACGATGACAGCCGAGCATATGGCGCGTACTTTGGCCAaggtaaaaaattatacatttgtaattaGTAATTGATTACTTACCCTTAAAAAATACATTCCAATCATGATCACACTTTCTTCTAGGCATTTACTTTCTTTTTCCCCACAAATCTTAGAAACGCCTTTTGTTGTTTCGAAATAGATGTTATTTTTTCAACACTGTGTTGAATACGTATGCCAATgccaaaattatatttttaacaccTGTCTTAGGTGAATGGTCCGAAAAATTTAACTATGTGCTTTATTGTAAGagttcaatttaaatttttatgagAAGGTATTTATCACATAGAATAAACAATATTCCTGTAggatatctaaaaaaaaaattctatggaAAAAATGACAGATTATAATGTTCGGAAAGGTGATCAAGTGTCTAAATAACCGGcgtattatattatttatatatgtagtAGAGTAAGGTTTATCATTTCAATCTtgcgtaataaaaaaaactaatatctTCTTTTTCAGTTCCAAACAAAGAATGACATGCAAGAAGGGGTTCTCGAAACAAAACAAAGACTGTTATTTAAAAACTAGTCTGAAtaatcatctctctctctctctctctctctctctctctttctctctttagTTTTAAGATGTATggatatatattattattaaaaagtgAAGGATTTACCATTTTTTAGTGATTTTGTGTATTGATTACAATTATACAGAATATTTGTCACCAAATCACAACTCATTGAGtgaatataacattaaaaaaaaacgttcaaaatttaaatatgaacataaatatttgtattaaaatcttattgtatacatatacacaAAGCGCACTAAACGAACAACTCTAGATATCTGTAGTACAATGTGCTGGTATTTATCATTTACCTTGTTTGTATTAATATATGCAGaacattttaaatatagaattcattcaaaatgagaTGATGCATGTCTACAAACATATACACGGAATTACATGAAACATTATAGGTCTATTCTTATCATTACCTTTGAAATTTAGTGTAATTTGGgaaaaataaagagtattaatacttcattgtaaacaaaaatttgcaaaaagtgAAATTCCAGGCAAATGTTCACAATTAGTGAGCAgttattaaaataatcaaagttCATGGTTGAATATATAAGATATTTTTACATATCAATATGTATTTAACATTGATATTGTTTAACTTGAATgaaatatcattaatatatacatgtaagatactccctacagattttctctatttattcctatgtaaaacttcatccccctattgtggccccaccctacccccggagaccatgatttgaacaaacttgaatttatagattttctttttctagTTTTTAGATGTGTCAATGTAATTTCTTTTCTAATACTAAGCTCGGGAAAGAGCTCCTATAACACAGCAAgctcatatttaaataaaataggaAAAGAGATGAagtgaaataatgaaatttatataattactgtagaagcacacATTTTAGTTGggttaaaattttgttgttttaaaccaaatacaattttgttgatatttggTATTCATTTTCGTCATATTGAAATCCCTGAAATATATCGCGTATCAACTCtgcatttattaaaattagGGTTAAAAGTTCgccatggatttaatttcgttgatttatactgccaacgaaaGTAAcgaaataacgaaattaaatcctcaatgaatattttttgcttCTACAGTATGTGCGAAACATTAACCCATTGCTAATAAAACCTCATGTACGGTTTCAAAACAAAGTAGAATGTAAAGGAAGGCCATGTTTAATGAAGATGGAGTTCGTTTTGCACCAGATTCTTATTgtctatattacatgtaccattaaataaaacttaaatagctcctaagtttgtttaaaaaatgatatgtttttGAGCTGCTCGTCTTTGTGGAATTTATATGGTCacgaaaatttaaatataaattgtgtaatttcaatTGCTAAATGTTTATTACTAATTCTAAAAAtctagtttttagctcacctagctgagctgaaagctcaagtgagctattctgatcacattttgtctgtcgtccgtctgtctggctttctgtccgtctgtaaacttttcacattttcaaaatcttcaggTAGTGGagaatcaaagttgtgaaaattatgacctttgggggtagggtggggccacattgggggggggggggggtcgactttttacataggaatatataaagtaaatctttaaaaatcttcttctcaagaacaattTGGCAAAAGAAAGtcgaaacttatgtggaagcatccttagctGGCGTcaattcaaggttgtgaaatcatcaccctcgggggtagggtgttgccacaatgggggggggggttgttaaaTTTtcacataagaatatatagagtaaatctttaaaaatttagcCATTTAGCCAGGAAACTTATATGGAAGCATCCTatagtagtgtagattcaagtttgagaaaatcatgactcccgacggtagggtggagccacaatgggggttgaatttttacacaggaatatatagagtaaatctgtgtaaaaatcttcttctcagaaaccattatctacgaaagctgaaacttgtaaacttggaagcattctcaggtagtgaaaattaaaagttgcgaaaatcatgaccctctgGGGTACGGTGGGGCAACATTGGGTGGATGgtagatttttacataggaatacatagagttaatcttttaaaggagcatggtcacgattgtggtcaaaaattattttttcgattttaatgtttacaatgcttcagtaaggcattttaaaaaggcaaccaaaatttgaatgccaTTTGATGAGTcaaagcgagttacagagcttacaattcttcgctatgtaaacaaaagcgattgtttacttttgaatgttgaagtgcaAACtcaagttttagacctaaaatgaatgtgttaatcgttaggaactgtttatttatgcttaaaatgaatattaagctagacaaaccagctttaaacaGATTTTACTGGTATACTGAACCTATGTAatcaaaaacagggcacgagccttgtttacatgacgaagaattacaagccctgtatcttgcttaaaactcaacgaatggcacacaaatttcatttgatcattagaaatgcattcctaaagcattgcaaataataaaaacagaaaaataaaatttgacaaaaatcgtgaccatgcccctttaaaatctgcttctcaagaaccatttgggcaggaaagctgaaacttgtttggattCATTGTCAGGTAGTGAGAtttcaagtttatttacatCATGATTCcagggggtaggatggggtcacaaggtggggcaatttttttttttacataggaatatataaaaaatgaaaatctt
This genomic window from Magallana gigas chromosome 5, xbMagGiga1.1, whole genome shotgun sequence contains:
- the LOC105331840 gene encoding mucin-like protein isoform X2, which translates into the protein MTVYVGDGSDGGFNSVYIGFHGVIGLGDNFKSPNALDLHSPNFKGKKILCPFSSELKSEKIGKVYYKTYSRQQNRADFNETFMEKADNIIKAYFKDFKGFKANWLVKVTWENMTVRGIKKKKITFQTFLISDGENTFAVYNYVDVNLPYKHGLKISVGYRFGNTIVQKRTAKDKSVFRMSDVPGNGGGRGFWIYKLTKGVRTQKEAGECRIWYNYNRDNKIGQQLLTNNIECPCNSRLLRFDPRFAISRLDTKNRLLCYASILVDINAECCFKMYADIDHLGPLQLSKPLAGTMLKYNPFMDQNKYNNNDSHPRDACCSTEQCDLFYEVRPIPTCYSRSPFVSAGTFGDPHITTLDGKLYTFNGYGEYTLMKIETGTTTFELQSRTELASSQNGAKSNATVFSAFVAKDQTGASIQVEMARNKKSMIIKANGRDLTKQFQNSNYTLLTTNISIRWDNGKISALFLKPLITVKISLGKNMLLSDTLVNKKYKGLTSGLMGNFDGNDSNDFMLPNGTVLDEKATKTERDIFFNFGQHWSVKGKSLFQYDDGLTFRDFFHPEFVPMFLDEVDESRLNDAKAKCGLNPSASCISDYLATGDIEVALSSGKSEETSDKNIAELENESPQISGNTTINVHVNKTVKFKFEISDDGKTSPRYVVLKKPDHFVLDNRTGIATWTPINDDVSEISILAEDDMGVQSPALDVTVNLCSGCSNHGNCDFDNLPSSGETGFHKIVCDCDQGYTGDNCESEVDACLEMPCSLNRQCTDLSPEEESVLGRGYNCSACPRGYDTSDDSCSDVDECLSKDNNNCNATVETCENTEGGYICQCLPGYKKIEDKCIDIDECLTGTTRCEQLCQNTPGSFTCSCFLGYTLKSDHRSCVKADNDPCKDFPSKCEYTCSNKTGTIQCDCPLGYELASNGISCKDINECELPTSPCEEGCVNTEGSFNCTCRPGYYLSQDKTSCKGCEPPNYGNNCSKVCECGPGGDRCDVVSGCVCLSGWTGENCDEDVDKCTTDPFICGSNRVCKNLEGSYLCGCEDGFQLMADKCEDIDECSDLSLNDCPKSTTVCQNAYGSYSCECLEGFQMKNGACEDINECETGVHPCSQMCINVDGGYNCGCYYGFTLGEDRENCERVKDMCALFPGRNCSYGCRRGGHDPKSGICFCESGYQLDSDGKTCIDINECSSKNKCAHNCTNIEGSFKCGCAVGYKLQNDGISCEPCGKFFYGENCETPCKCGRGSKTCNNIKGCVCEPGWTGESCEQDVNECKSNPCPGHHDICVNTPGSFRCECPPGFRKINGFCRDIDECQDSSICPQKCNNTVGSYECACNHGFKLENEKDCVDINECLDTKCHDCENSPGSFKCLCNEGFIIDPVTQKECNNINECSDGSHTCSSYATCTDTIGSYTCKCPDKGFKGDGHKCTVCDNFTYGEQCSKLCACNRTNAVECDAVSGECTCNSKWEGKDCTVDIDECKRGTKICGSDLHVCVNTPGSAICECRYGGTDLTNCVQPKAGYSTNETETKVKVEVRFDINVQRQKFLNDSVTIVEEFEKSLNAFYEEENVDGFHLVKVLSAQFGSLIIDYEIIGSLNKSVNFTTELAKCMTDLLHGKIKLMVLHHIPTILHMTIKDQSGLPQYSISPLASPCYVMHSFGYSCLSGEKCIDSSGIAKCVKDSSDKDLSTFLIVLGVTIPFSVVVIAIVACWIYHHKTANRVQVIDISDSYIQKMKFRREYTPPTNYNDDSRAYGAYFGQVPNKE